Part of the Triticum urartu cultivar G1812 chromosome 2, Tu2.1, whole genome shotgun sequence genome, TTTATGGGACAATTTACTTCAAGTAAATAAGGGATATCCTTTAGCAAGGCCCTTTTTCATTATAACTCATTTTTTAACGGGACCGAAGTCTCCTTTAGCATAGCCGTGAACGCTtacatcgagaggtaggatgatTAGTTCAAACCTTGACTGCTTTTCGGCCAAGAACCGAAGCGTCATCTCTTATGGCAGAGCCAAACTGCCTCGTCAATTGTCATTATTAGGTGTATCGTGGCCCAAGGCCATTTTTGTTGGCATGTCTTATCAAATAAGAGATCGTGCTCCAGATTTCGATATCATTAATGAAAATGCCCTAATTTTTGCGCGTAATTTTTGCACGATGCATTGGGAACCAGTGATTTTTACTTCGAGGTGAGACGACCCCTAGACTTTGACTGGCCTATAAAAAGGGGAAATGGTATATTGATTCCACCCACGCTCTCATCTCCTGCCTTATCGCCAAGAACCTCTCATAAGCCCAAGAGCTCGGAGACCTGTCTTTAGCACCAATTCCTCCCCGCTACTCTTCTCCATCGCACGAGATGGCTGGCAAAGGGAAGGACGCCAATGTTCCAGCACCCGAGGCCGCCAGCAAAAGGGGGCAGTGGCTACACTCCAACGTCATCACCATCACAGAGCTCCAGGCCGACTGGTGTCTCCCTGCTACGGCCAAGTCCCGATCCTCGGTGGGTGCGGGCGCGAACCGCTCGGCTTCCGCCATTCCCACTCCTCATCAAGGAGAGCGGGTAGTCCTCATCTCCTACCTCGTCTGACGCCTAGGTTTTCCCCTTCACCCCTTCGAGTGGGgcctcatgttttattacgggctagatttgcACCATCTAGCCCCAAATTCCAACAAAGAGAAAAGATGAAAACCAGCCAACCCAGTAGCTACAGCGCGAAGGTAAAACCTTCAGCGAGACCTATGGTAGCCTCGCTATAAGCGAGATATAACATTTGTGTTCAAGAGTATCACTCTTCAACACTCTATGCTTACAAATGTTGAACGGACAGTAAGAGGTCAGCGACTAGGCCAGCCCATATTTGGCATTCCGCACTGTAGTGAATCATAGTGATTTTCTTTACATATTTTTGGTTTTCTAGCCGATTTTGGGCAAAAACTAGAGAAAAATACTTATTTAACTCTGTCTTAGAATTTGTTGCCTTATTTGACATTCAATCTTTTTCCCCTTTCTTATTTAACACTACGTCTAAAATTTATGCCCATGATGACACTTCCGTCCATTTGGAACCTTGACAGTGTTAAATGACACCTAAAAAGACCTATTTGCACCCCATCTGATATATGACCTAAACAGTGTTATATATGGAATTTTCTCAAAAAAAACTACTTGTACTACAAAGGTAAAAATTCCATACATTGAATTTTTCTATTGAAATTTTAGAAATACTCAAAAAAAAATTACAAGTTTCCTCAATAATATTCAAATAAAAAACATTCATTAAAAATCATTTAAGAATTTTAAAAAGTTTCATATTTGCAAAAAAGTATTGTTGAATAAAAATAATACTCATGTTTCCAGAAAATATTGTTGAATTAAAAAATATTCTCTAAATTTGTTGCTCACAAATTTAGAAAATTGTAGTTTAGAGAATCTTATTGGATTAAATGGAATAAAAAATAATATCTAACATCTAAATGGAAACCACAAAAAACATatgaaaagagaaaaagagaagaaaaggaaCCTGCATCCAACCATTAGCCCTTCGCAAAAACACAAAAAAAAGGAGCTCCTATATGACACGTTTTACATCAAATAGGACCCCGACGTTGGCGGAGCTTAGGCAAGGCCGAATGAGTCATGGCCCGCCCAGCTCGGAGCTTCTCCTCCTATTATATTCAGCCCATGGGTCATAAAATGCCAGCTACTAGCAATTCTTAGCCTGGCCCACCCAACCTTTTTGTGCAAGCTCCGCCATTGCCGACGTAGTCCATTTACTCTTTTTTTTCTAGAGAATGCCATCATGGCTAACATTATTAAAACTCTAGTGCGTACTATGTAGCGGCGCGGTATCTCCAGCGAACCAGTTACTATAGCGGCCTTGCATTGGAGTGCCTTGGTTTTTAGTCAGTGCTTTAAAATTTTCAATATATTTTGTGAAAGCatgaatatattttatttttatcaaaaTTGAATAATTATTCAAAACGTGAACATGTTCCAAAACATTCACATGTTTGAAAATTCCTAAACATTTTTTCAAACACAAATATTTTATAATTTCAGGAAGAAATATTAAAAAGgggaacattttttaaaaaagATTTTTAGAAACACGAACATTTGTtgaattttttggtttttttctgGAATCgggaatatttttgaaatttcttttttgagaaacatGAACATTTTGACATTAcagaacattttttaaaaattacGAATTTCTTTTGAAATTCCAAAGTTTTTAAGGAAATCCATGAATATTTTGTAAAAGATTTTTTCGAAAATAGAAAGGAAATAGAAAAAACTgaaaaggaagaaagaaaaataCAAAACAAACTAGAGAAAATATGTTCAGGATCCTTctgaaggttcccaaaaccggttGGCTGCCACTATGCAATACGCTCAAAGTGGGTCAGCCCATCTCGATAACCCCGACAATTGGACGGACTGAGCGTCTAATAGGGAATTCCAAAGAAACTAGAAAATCCCATCTGTCGCTAACTGTGGCAGATTGTCGACCCCACCTGCACTTCGAGCCAGGAGAGCGCAGTGGGTGGACCAACCCCTTCTTGTGTAGCGTAGTGCACAATTTCTACAGGTTTCGGGAACCTTCTAGAATATTCAGAACCGGTTTTTTCTGTTGTTTTTTCTTAAATAGTTTTCTTTtctggttttattttttattttttattttttgtacTCCTTATTTTCTTCCCTTTCTCTTTCTCAAAATAAAAAATATTCAGAAAATTcaaaaacagttcattttaaaaAAAATATCGAATTTTGTTAGCATTTTTTAAACAATATTCAATTTTTTAAAACTTTTCATGCTTCTAAAAGTAATTTATGAATATGCTTGAAAAAAATTGTTTGCGCTTCACATATTTTTTTGTAATTTCACAAAATGTTAAAAAATACAAAAGGTGTTGACATTTTAAAGAAATGTTTGTGTTTTCAAAACATGTTTAAAAATTGTATGtgcttttcaaaaaaaaatttacagtttaaaattttgttcgtgctttaaaaaaattgttcatatttttctaaaaaaatagaaaaagtcAACTAGAAAACCAGTTTGCTATAGTGAACCGGATGACTATAGTAAACAGTCTCGATAAATTAGCTCCGTTGCTACTATCGATGGACCACTATAGTAGCCTAGTCGGAGGAATTTCCTGTGTGTCGTGAGTTTCTTTGACGCAAAATGCATCAGATAGGAGGTCTTGAAGAAACCCATATGGAAACCAATAATACTTTGCGTGTACTGGGTCAGCCCCAATTTCTACGCAGAGTTTTCCTGTTATTTTGACACCACAAGTCTGAGATAGCATTTGCTAGTTCTCAAGGGATTCAGTAATCAGCGCTTACGGCTACTCAAGCGGGCGTTCGTGGGTGTGCCCCGGCGCTACCACATGTCGTACGCAGGGCGCACCCGCAAGAATGTGTTTTCCCTGCTAACCGGGGGTATTTTAATTTTTTTGCTAGGTTCAAGAGATAACATTTAAAAAATGAATGTATGAAAATATATATGAACTCTGATCACTGAAGAAGGTGGTAGTAACTTTGCAAAAGGTACCTCTTAATTAATGATTTTAAGTTCTCCAAACAATACTATGTACTTTTGTTGGTGGAGGACGTGGTGTTCCTCATTTGTGGACGCGCGACTGGGTGCCTCTATATCACGCCTTCAGCAATATATATAAGTAATATTAAAAAAGACACTTTACAACAAACATTTggaaaatgttgaacaagtatttgaaaaatgctAAACAAGCATTCagaaaatgttgaacaagtatttgaaaaaaataaGTATTTAGAAAGTATTGAAGAAGTATTTGAAAAGTGTTGAAcaaatattttaaaaaaattaatCAAGAATTCGGAAAATGTTGAACCCCGGTTTCACTCTTTTTTTGTACTCCAACTTTTCTTTTATTAAGTGGGCCAGCCCAGTTGCTACAGGAAACAGAAAAATCTTTCAGCGATAACTGCTACCATCTCGCTTAATATGAGACAAAGTTCTCGCGTGCCCGCCGCCCTTCTTTTTACAGGCCGACCCATCATTTGCTTTCGCTTTGAGGCGGCGGGCTTGCCGTGTCGCCAAGTTGATCTTTCACGAGGCCACCTTCTTCGGATCCTTCACCGCAAATGTTTGGACGGGTCCATGCGGCGGCGAAAGCGAAATGCGTGGAAATTAGGATGGAGGGCGGCGACGATCGAAGCAGAGAGCGTGTGGAAGGTGGGGTTTTCTGGGGAAACAGTATGGACCGCCCCAAATGCACGGAACAGATGTGTCGTAGTCATACGTGGCCGAGGTTCGAACTCCTGCAAAGCAGCCTTGGTTTGCTTATGGTTTAAGGGAAAGCGGACCTGAGAAATTTAGGCCCATTTTGGGTGGCTTGCAGCGTCCGGACAAGTCGGTCCGAACTTTTACGAGCGTTTTGAGAGTTTGTGTTGGAGATGCCCCGAGGCCATGCCTATAAACCACTTGGAGAAAACACCTAGCGTTAGACAGAACTCTTGCATATCCTATACCTCTTTGAAACTCTAGTTCTTAAACCACTTGGAGATTACGTTTCACTTTTCTTTCTCCTAAGAAAGAAAAGGCGATCTAGCTTCTGCCGCTAGCAGACTTGCCTCCGCCGCCGGCCTCCCGCGACTTCCCTTCGCAGGTGACTTCGGTCGTCGgtgagagggggggggggggtcgctGGATTCATGCGTGTGGATCGTTTTTTAGGCTCTCGTAGTTTAGGGTTTTGGGTTGTTCAACATTTTTGCTTCGACGGCGGCGATGGCGATGTTGAATAAAGTTTCTTCAAATTCTACTCCGACGAGGCAATCGATCCTATGGTTCGAGATGGATTTTGAAATTAGTCTGTTCAAGCAAGGATGGTGTGGCGACGACGACATCCTTGTGGTGGACCTGTGTCCTCAGGCTCCGCCGTTGCGACGACGTTTGCTCCAACGCCGACACAGAGCTTGGGAGGTAGTCGAGGAGTGGATTCAGATTGTGGTCTGCATTGACAGCATCTGGAAAACGGTGATCGTCTGCTGGGTTCATGGTTGGTGGATGGCAGGTATGATTTCCTTCTCCACATCTTAGTCATGTGGGGGTGCCAAATCTGGAGTTTGATGGCGTGTCCGGGGTGTTGCCCCGGTCTGATACGTTCAACGGTAATGGTTTCGTCTTTGGCGAACCATCTTGGAAGTCTGCAAAGCTGCTTATCAGCGATGGAGCCGCTTAGAGCTCGGGTATGGAGGTGATCCGTCATTTTTTCTTATGTTGGATGTTGTGGTGGTGCCAAAGCAGGTGACGGACATTGGTGTCAAGCTCAAAGGATTCTTCGGTCTCGTTTGTAATTTTACTTCTTAGCTAGTGTTCCTTTGTGTAAAGGTTATCTTTTCAGTTTTGACAGGTCGATATGTACGTGgcttgtactccctccggtcagtcaaacttcgtaaagtttgattatatttatatgaaaaaatattaacatctaCAATGTTAAATTTATACAATATAAAAATTAAGGTCATGACGCATCTAATGTTGTTGATTTCACATTATAAATGTTGGTATTGTTTTTTATAAACTTGATCAAAGTTTACGAGGCTTGACTTCAAACAGATCTTATATGCCAAAATAAAAAGgtccggagggagtactagtagtactatAATCCATATATAATATTCCATCCGtctcaaaattcttgtcttaaatttgtctagatatagatgtatctaacactaaaacgtAACTAGATACATTcgtatttagacaaatttaaAACAAAAATTTTGAGACGGAAGAAGTATAGATGAATGAGAAACGTATTACCATAAAAAGAAACTCTTGGATATCATCTGAGGAGGTTTGGCAACTGCTTCCCATTGGATAGGGATACACTTAAGGAAGCCGAAAAGGCCACTGCGTGGCTTCAGAGATCAACTGGAACGTTCTAGAGCACGTCTCGGAGTTCTTCTGGTCACGCTCGGCCGACCTTTTTATAAGCCAGAAGCCCTCAGGGCCTCGTCAACAAAGCACCCATGCTACCAACAAACGCGAGATTCACAGGCTCCCGTAATAAGCGAGCGCGAGGCGATCGATCCTCGATAGGTTTCTTTTAGATCAAAATCAGATCAGCGATGATACATGCCGCACGGGCAGGAGTCTTCGACGGAGGCCGCCGCCGGTGGGGGCGCGCCGCTGTGCGCGAACGGCTGCGGGTTCTACGGGAGCGAGGCAACCAAGAGCATGTGCTCAAAGTGCTACCGCGACCACCTCAAGGCGACAGGTGTGGCTGGCCCCGCCGTCGAGGGGAAGATCAATGCCGACGACCTCATCCACGCCTTCAAGAAGTCGGTGAGCCTGCAGGACTCTACCGCTGCAGCTGCTGCGGAGGCGGCACCGGAGGCCGATGCGCCAGCGAAGAAGGCGGCGTCAACCAGGTGCATGGCGTGCAAGAAGAAGGTGGGGCTGCTGGGGTTCGCGTGCCGCTGCGGTGGCACCTTCTGCTCGCTGCACCGCTACGTGGACGGGCACGCATGCGGTTTCGACTACAAGAAGGTCGGCCGTGAGCAGATCGCGCAGCAGAACCCTCTCGTCGCGCCGTCCAAGCTCCACAACAAGATTTGAATAAAGGCAGGAGGAGTTAGAAAACATATGTACAGTTTTAGTTTACTCGTTGGATGTAGTATCTCTCCTACTACTTAATTAGATCTTTCAAGCACTAGCTCCATAAGTTGAAGAGGGTCGACCTCGATCTTTCATCATGTTATTCGACATGTATGTGTCTTGTTCCTCTTTTATTTGTTCGTATTGCCAATTTGGCATCCAAGGTCAAGGTGGCCATCATACAAGAGACTCCGTAGTTTTCTTAAGTTCGCAAAGACCTAAGATAATTAGAAGTTGCACAACGTCTCCGGAAATTTTTCTTAACCAAGGTCATCaacttgtactccctccgtcccaaaattcttgtcttaaatttggC contains:
- the LOC125541085 gene encoding zinc finger A20 and AN1 domain-containing stress-associated protein 9-like, with the protein product MPHGQESSTEAAAGGGAPLCANGCGFYGSEATKSMCSKCYRDHLKATGVAGPAVEGKINADDLIHAFKKSVSLQDSTAAAAAEAAPEADAPAKKAASTRCMACKKKVGLLGFACRCGGTFCSLHRYVDGHACGFDYKKVGREQIAQQNPLVAPSKLHNKI